The following are encoded in a window of Homalodisca vitripennis isolate AUS2020 unplaced genomic scaffold, UT_GWSS_2.1 ScUCBcl_5492;HRSCAF=12231, whole genome shotgun sequence genomic DNA:
- the LOC124373433 gene encoding 1,5-anhydro-D-fructose reductase-like has product MAATLTKASVITSAAGMRMPVIGLGTLTRSSEEKISDDDVERVIDMAIEAGYRHIDTAYMYNNEAAIGKALKRWLDSGKIKREELFIVTKLPMVAMNKDLVEEYLLRSLKSLQLEYLDLFLLHKPVGFQPGEVLFPLDKNGYLKLDMNTDHVAIWKAMEAQVDAGRTKFIGVSDFNIRQMDRLIKIARIPPSTNQVECHLYFQQKELREWGEKHGVPVTAYACLGSPAAVSVFNGPKNMTESQLKSPMTEDDVVHIAKVHKKTPGQILLRHLLQLGVAVIPKSSNPERLKHNLDIFDFQLSTTEMAKLNDLDQGEEGRKFFVSNLGKGYDTHPECPYPKCPEHRN; this is encoded by the exons ATGGCTGCCACTCTGACTAAAGCTTCAGTCATCACTTCCGCTGCAGGAATGAGAATGCCAGTTATCGGCCTTGGCACCCTGACACGGAGTTCAGAGGAAAAG ATCAGTGATGACGATGTGGAAAGAGTTATCGACATGGCTATAGAGGCCGGCTACAGACACATAGACACGGCCTACATGTACAACAATGAGGCAGCCATCGGGAAAGCTCTCAAGAGATGGCTGGACAGTGGGAAGATTAAGCGGGAGGAACTTTTTATCGTTACTAAG CTACCGATGGTTGCAATGAACAAGGACTTAGTGGAAGAATATCTTCTACGATCTCTAAAATCTCTCCAGTTAGAATACTTAGATCTGTTCCTTCTGCATAAACCTGTGGGTTTCCAGCCTGGAGAAGTTTTATTTCCTTTAGACAAGAATGGATACCTCAAACTAGATATGAACACCGATCACGTGGCAATCTGGAAG GCGATGGAGGCGCAGGTGGATGCTGGCAGGACCAAGTTTATCGGAGTGTCCGACTTCAATATTCGCCAAATGGATCGTCTGATAAAGATTGCCAGAATCCCTCCTTCCACAAACCAG GTGGAGTGTCACTTATACTTCCAGCAGAAAGAACTACGAGAGTGGGGAGAAAAGCACGGAGTACCCGTCACCGCCTACGCCTGCCTCGGCTCTCCTGCTGCCGTCTCCGTCTTTAACGGACCCAAGAACATGACTGA GTCTCAACTAAAATCACCAATGACAGAAGATGATGTGGTGCACATAGCCAAGGTCCACAAGAAAACCCCAGGCCAAATTCTGCTGAGACACCTGTTGCAGCTTGGGGTGGCGGTCATACCAAAAAGTTCTAATCCTGAACGTCTCAAACATAACCTGGAT ATATTTGACTTCCAACTGTCCACTACGGAAATGGCGAAGTTGAATGATTTGGATCAAGGTGAAGAGGGTAGAAAGTTTTTCGTGTCAAACCTTGGAAAAGGATACGATACTCATCCTGAGTGTCCTTATCCTAAGTGTCCTGAGCATCGTAATTAG